One Burkholderia gladioli genomic window, ACCGCGGACGGCACCGCCTCGCTGTCCGCGATCCCCTCCTTGAAGCCCTTGATGGCGCCTCCCAGGTCCGTGCCGAGGCTGCGGATCTTCTTGGTACCGAAGATCAGCGAGACGATCGCCAGCACGATCAGCCAATGCGTGATGCTCAGACTTCCCATGGTCACTCTCCTTGTATCGGGTTCGATCGGTTCCAGGCGCCGATATCTCCGTCAGCGCGTGCGCCGATCCTAAGCGCGATCGGCCCGGCGATGTATCAAAGCTCCTGATGATCTGGCCAAGAAATCCTGATTGGTCATTGGCCTGATGCATTCCTACTATTGGCGGCACGGAGCGGCTGGCGAGCATCCGATGCCGCGGTGAGCCGTTCATGCCGATGCATCGAACGACGGTTCACCGAGGCACGGCGCCATGCCGCTTCCGATCACAACCCGCGTCACCCGGGAGGTCCCCCGGTACCGGGAAACCATCAGGACGAGATCATCAGGAGAGCAAAACATGACCGATTTGAAACGTCGCAGTGTACTGGTCGGCGCGGCCGCCGGCGCGGTGGCACTCGGTGCGGCGGCAGCCGCCAAGGCGGCCGAATTCGGCAACCCCGACACGCCGGCGCAAGGCGCGATCAACTCCACGCCGATCGCGATCGCCGAGCCGGGTCCGCAGAACCCGCAACTGCGCGACGTGCTGCCCTCGTTCAACAACCCGCCGCCCACCGACGTCGGCGGCATGCCGATCCCGTGGGCCTCGTTCAACATGGCGCACAAGCGCATCCAGGCCGGCGGCTGGGCGCGCGAGGTGACCACCAAGGCCTTCCCGGTGTCGAAGGACATCGCCGGCGTGAACATGCGCCTCGGGCCGGGCGGCGTGCGCGAGCTGCACTGGCACCAGCAGGCCGAGTGGGCGATCATGGTCAGCGGCGAGGTGCGCATCACCACCATCGACACGCGCGGCCGCGCCGAGGTGGCCGACGTGGCGGCCGGCGACATCTGGTACTTCCCGCCCGGCCTGCCGCATTCGCTGCAGGGGCTCGGCGACAACGGCGGCGAGTTCGTGCTGGCCTTCGATAACGGCGCGGCCGGCGAATTCAACACGCTGATGGTGTCCGACTGGCTCGCGCACACGCCGCCCGACATCCTCGCGCAGAACTTCGGCGTGCCTGCCGAGAAGTTCAAGGAAATCCCGCTCGAGCAGCTGTGGATCTACCAGGGCGCGAAGGCGGGCCCGCTGGCCGCCGACCAGGCCTATGCCGCCTCGCCCGAAGGGCGCCCCGACCATCCCTTCATCTTCCGCATGGGCGCGATGGCGCCGACCATCTCGACGGCCGGCGGCGAGGTGCGCATCGTCGACAGCCACAACTTCCCGGTCTCGAAGACGGTGGCGGCGGCCCTGGTGACGGTCAAGCCGGGCGGCCTGCGCGAGCTGCACTGGCACCCGGACAACGACGAGTGGCAGTACTTCATCAAGGGCACCGGCCGCATGACGGTGTTCAACACCGGGCCGGCCGCGCAGACCGTCGACTTCAATCCCGGCGACGTGGGTTATGTCGAGAAGAACCTCGGGCACTACATCAAGAACACCGGCAAGGAGGATCTGGTGTTCCTCGAGATCTTCAAGTCGGATCACTTCTCCGAGGTGACGCTCTCGCAGTGGCTCGCCAGCGTGCCGCGCCAGTTGCTCAGGGAGCACCTGCGCGTCGACGACGAGACGCTCGACGCGATCCACAAGCTCAAGCAGCGTCGCGACGTGATCGCCTGAGCGCGCGTCAAGCCACGCGCGCGCCGCGTGCGCGCAGGTCGCCGACCTGCCGCACGGCGCGCGCCGGTTTTCCTCACCCGTATCGAATCGACACCCGCACCTGCAAGAGGCGTTCATCATGCTGATGGCAATCAAACGTACCGCCAGCTACGCGCTGTCCGGCACGGCAAGCACCGCAACCGTGACGGCCATGCGCGATGCGCTCGACAACGAGCGCCGCGGGATCCGCGCGCTGCTGCCGTTCGCGGGGCCGGCCGTGATCGCCTCGGTCGGCTACATGGACCCGGGCAACTTCGCCACCAACATCCAGGCCGGCTCGACCTACGGCTACGAGCTGCTGTGGGTGGTGCTGCTGGCCTCGCTGGTGGCGATGCTGTTCCAGGCGATGTCGGCCAAGCTGGGCATCGTCACCGGCCGCAGCCTGGCCGAGCTGTGCCGCGACAGCTTCCCCAGGCCGCTGGTGATCGCGATGTGGATCGGCTCGGAGATCGCCGCGATGGCGACCGATCTCGCGGAATTCATGGGCGCCGCGATGGGCATCTCGCTGCTGTTCCACCTGGCGCTCGGCTGGGGGCTGCTGATCACGGGCGTGGTCACGGTCGGCATCCTGTCGCTGGACAAGAAGGGCTTCCGCCCGCTCGAGATCGTGATCGCCGCCTTCATCACGGTGATCGGCCTGAGCTACCTGGGCGAACTCATCATCGCGCCGCCCGACTGGCACGCCGCGATCTTCCACACGGTGGTGCCGCACCTGCGCGACGGCGATGCGCTGATGCTGGCGGTCGGCATCGTCGGCGCCACCATCATGCCGCACACCATCTACCTGCATTCCGGCCTCACGCAGAATCGCGCGCCGGCCCGCAACGACTACCAGCGCCGCAAGCTGGTGCGCTTCTCGAATCGCGAGGTGATGGTCGCGCTCGGCTTCGCGGGTTTCGTCAACCTGGCGATGGTGGCGATGTCGGCCTCGGTGTTCCGCAAGAACGCGCCCGGCATCTCCGATATCGCGGCCGCCTATCACACGCTCACGCCGGTGCTCGGTACCGGTGCCGCGGTGCTGTTCCTGGTTTCGCTGCTGGCCTCGGGCATCTCGAGCTCGGTGGTCGGCACCATGGCCGGCCAGAGCATCATGCAGGGCTTCGTCGGCTTCCGCACGCCGGTGATGGTGCGGCGCCTGATCACCATGGTGCCGGCCGTGATCGTCTGCCTGTTCTGCAACCCGATGACGGCGATGATCGACAGCCAGATCGTGCTGAGCATCGTCCTGCCGGTGCCGCTGATCGCGCTGGTGGTGCTGTCCTCGCGCCGTTCAGTGATGGGTGGATTTACCGCCAGCCGGAAGTTGATCGCCACGGCGGCCGTCGCCACCGCCGTGATCCTGGCGCTCAACGTAACGCTGATCTGGCAGGCCCTCGTCGCGTAACAGCGCGCGCGTGCGCAGCGCCACCTCGAGGCTCGCGCCGCTGGCGGCGAGCGCGCGCGTTTCCGGAGCGGCGGGCTCGGCCCGCTGGAGATCCATGCCCGTGTGCACCTTGTCGATACCCGTGAAGTGCTCGAGCCGCGCGCCGCCCTCTGCGAGAAGGAATTCGCGGAAATGGACGGCGGCGGGCGGCAGGTGGCGATCCGCGCGATGGATCACGCACCAGCTTCGCTTGCGGGGGAAACCCTGCACGTCGAGCACCACCAGCAGGCCGGCGCGCAGTTCGGACTGAACCGTCTGCGCCGACAGGAAGCTGATCCCCATGCCGGCCATCACCGACTGCTTGATCGCCTCGGCGCAGCCGATCTCCATGAAGCGCGGCGCCGAGGGCAGGGTACCGAAGGTCTCGTCGGCGACGCCGCGCGTATCGGTGCCGCGTTCCCTGACGATCAGGCATTCGTCGGCGATGCGCGCGTAGGGAATGTCGCGCGCGCCGGCCAGCGGATGATCGGGCGCGGCCACCAGCACGAAGGGGTTGGGCGCGAAGGCCTCGGCGACGATCGCCGCGTCGTCGGGCGGCTGCACCATGATCGCGAGGTCGATCCGGTCGGCGCGCAGCAGGGCGATCAACTGGTCGCGGCTGCGCACAGTCATCTCGGGATCGATGCCGGGCTGCGCATGCAGGAAGGCACCGATCAGGTGCGGGAAGAAATAGCTGCCCGAGGTGATCAGGCCGACGCGCAGGCATTGCGCGGCGCCGGTCTTCAGGACCGCGAAGGACTGCTCGGCGGCCTTCAGGTCGGCGAGGATCGCCATGCTGTGGCGCAGCATCAGCTTGCCGGCCTCGGTCAGCACGATGCGCTTGCCGACGTGGTTGAACAAGGGAACG contains:
- the tatA gene encoding Sec-independent protein translocase subunit TatA, giving the protein MGSLSITHWLIVLAIVSLIFGTKKIRSLGTDLGGAIKGFKEGIADSEAVPSAVAVASSSAPATQGMEVDARADPSVTRH
- a CDS encoding cupin domain-containing protein, with the translated sequence MTDLKRRSVLVGAAAGAVALGAAAAAKAAEFGNPDTPAQGAINSTPIAIAEPGPQNPQLRDVLPSFNNPPPTDVGGMPIPWASFNMAHKRIQAGGWAREVTTKAFPVSKDIAGVNMRLGPGGVRELHWHQQAEWAIMVSGEVRITTIDTRGRAEVADVAAGDIWYFPPGLPHSLQGLGDNGGEFVLAFDNGAAGEFNTLMVSDWLAHTPPDILAQNFGVPAEKFKEIPLEQLWIYQGAKAGPLAADQAYAASPEGRPDHPFIFRMGAMAPTISTAGGEVRIVDSHNFPVSKTVAAALVTVKPGGLRELHWHPDNDEWQYFIKGTGRMTVFNTGPAAQTVDFNPGDVGYVEKNLGHYIKNTGKEDLVFLEIFKSDHFSEVTLSQWLASVPRQLLREHLRVDDETLDAIHKLKQRRDVIA
- a CDS encoding Nramp family divalent metal transporter; protein product: MLMAIKRTASYALSGTASTATVTAMRDALDNERRGIRALLPFAGPAVIASVGYMDPGNFATNIQAGSTYGYELLWVVLLASLVAMLFQAMSAKLGIVTGRSLAELCRDSFPRPLVIAMWIGSEIAAMATDLAEFMGAAMGISLLFHLALGWGLLITGVVTVGILSLDKKGFRPLEIVIAAFITVIGLSYLGELIIAPPDWHAAIFHTVVPHLRDGDALMLAVGIVGATIMPHTIYLHSGLTQNRAPARNDYQRRKLVRFSNREVMVALGFAGFVNLAMVAMSASVFRKNAPGISDIAAAYHTLTPVLGTGAAVLFLVSLLASGISSSVVGTMAGQSIMQGFVGFRTPVMVRRLITMVPAVIVCLFCNPMTAMIDSQIVLSIVLPVPLIALVVLSSRRSVMGGFTASRKLIATAAVATAVILALNVTLIWQALVA
- a CDS encoding LysR family transcriptional regulator, which gives rise to MKNITIRQLKTFESVARNLSFSRAAEDLHLTQPAVSMQIKQIEDHAGVPLFNHVGKRIVLTEAGKLMLRHSMAILADLKAAEQSFAVLKTGAAQCLRVGLITSGSYFFPHLIGAFLHAQPGIDPEMTVRSRDQLIALLRADRIDLAIMVQPPDDAAIVAEAFAPNPFVLVAAPDHPLAGARDIPYARIADECLIVRERGTDTRGVADETFGTLPSAPRFMEIGCAEAIKQSVMAGMGISFLSAQTVQSELRAGLLVVLDVQGFPRKRSWCVIHRADRHLPPAAVHFREFLLAEGGARLEHFTGIDKVHTGMDLQRAEPAAPETRALAASGASLEVALRTRALLRDEGLPDQRYVERQDHGGGDGRRGDQLPAGGKSTHH